ACCTACAAGACTGCAACACCCTCTCCATTCTACACACCTTCAAGAAACAGTGGGCGCCCTATGCCAATTACAGAAAACTAGCTGAAATGGCAAGAAAATGGAACCTTGAAAACGGAACTTACAGCATCTACAGAAGCCTCTGCTGGGCCTCTGAAGTAATTAAGTGCACCATCAATGAGACGTCGATAACCTTGCTCAGGAGCAATTAAATGAGGTTGGTACCCATCTGCCTCTGAGACCACTTTCCTTATGTTTTGCAGTGACAAATGACGGTCAAATGGAAGCTTCCTTAAAGCAGCTGGCAGCTGATGGTCAAAAACTCCATAAATGCGATCTCCACCTGGCCGCCTAGAGAAAGATTGGAAACAGAATGATAAAGAATCATGATTGTATCATTTTATATCTTTAATTTGTGCTGCAATTTCTTCACCAAATGAAGGTGAAGAGAAAGGAGCTAAAATATAGTACCCGCCATCCAAATGCTCCTTGAATATTCGATCAAATGCTCGACATAACTCTAAGATGGTGTATAATTGGGCCTGATATATgataggaataaaataaaaattgaaaaacagaaccTATGGATATCCCGATATCAAGAAATAAAACAGCGGTTTAGAGACTCGTCACCCCAGCATCAACAGCAACAGATCTACCAAGATGGGACAACTCTGCTTCAAGTTCTTCTGTGCTTTTGTTAATTAAAGAAGTAATGCCAGGAAGGCGAGCTCGAATTACAGATTCCAAATGCTGACACCAAAGAAATGTTCTAATAAGTAAACATACATGCTACCATACAGAAATGCAAATAGATAGAAAACAAAACCTTTGAGAGAACTTTTGCAAGATATTCTGAGCCCATTTTGCTAGCTAAATGTCCATAATCAGGACTAGAGGCAAAGAACTCGCGCTCCTTCCGCCTAGAAGCAATCATGTCGACATTTTTTTTAATATCAGCTTGTGAACGGTTTACAATTCCAACCCAAGGGTGTTGAAGTGGATAAGCTCTTCCCTCAAGAACCTGcgttaaaaaaaagaaatatataGTTAGGTTCTTCCCTCAAGAACATGTTTATCGGGTAAGGGGAAATAAGTAGTGTGTATGAATCCCAATTCCATGTTTAACTAACAAGAAATATATTTAGTTAGGTTTTATGCCACAGAAGATTCCCAGTCAGATCATGAACCCACTATTAGTGCATATTAGAAAAGGAAGAAAGCTTACATCTATTGCATTTGTTCCCTTGTCCATCAAATCAAGCTTGGTTAATACACCAAATGTCCTTTCACCTAGTACAGTTAACAATGACTTTGATAAATATATTCTTACAAGACTATCGAATTACACCGTAACCAGAGATAATAAGCAGAGAGATACCTGTTGGATCAACTTCTCTAGAGAGCTTTATAGCATCAGATGTCGCTATATCTTGATTAGCTGGAGTTATGGCCAGGATGATGCAGTTTGGCTGCAATCATTGGAGAATAGAAACCAATCATTTGAACCCCCAAGGGTCTAATAAATTGTATCTTAGATAGTATAAACTGATTAGATGGATTATCAAAAAGATACTTCTAGCAATTTGGCTAGGGGCCCAGAAAACATCAAATACAGTCACGAGGATGATTTATAGTTATAAATAATATTGCATTACTCTTCTAGCTGCCATCCAGCACAAATTGTGAAAGTGGAAGATTTCCATTACCTTCTCAACGTATGAGCGAACCATGCTTtctatgtcttgaacaatactcTCAGGCTGTCCCTCTACCAAAAACAAAGACATCTATTACAGTAtaataaatgaaaagaaagaGGAATGGCTTTAGGACAAAACCAGGAATAAAGCAGGAGGTATACCTACGGCAACCTTAGTTAAACCAGGCAGATCTATTAATGTTAAGTTGACAACTGCAAAACCATAAACCAGAGTTGTCGGATAACAGAAAGCAATATTACAAATAGTACAAGGACACCATAGAATGAAACTAAGCATACTGCTTTGCAACTTCTGCAACAAAAATCAAATTCTAaatgctgttaccatttggtgagtagATACTGAGGTGAATCGGTACAGGAGAAATCTGTTTGGATTTCCCAGTCATTCTATCAGTTTCATCTTGGATTTCCTTCCGAACCATGGCTGCATTATGAAACAAGTAACCCAGACAAATCAACTCCAGCTGGATATTCTATTTTGAATCGCGACCAAGAAATGGATCATTAGCTCCTTACAAATACTTGCAAATAAGCAGTGATAGCAAGCACATGAAGGTAAGAAATCATTGTAATAAAGTTTCTAACAATAATAACCTACAACTTAAAGAACAAATTAATAGGTTGCCTGATAATTTGCATAACAAGAAACTGGCATAAAATCCGGAGAAAGGTGAACAAAATACGAAAGTCAATAATAAATAGGTTTGTAGAAGAAATTACTTACAGAAGTCAGTGAATTTTTTCTTGGGCAAGTGAAGGAACTCTCCATATTCTTGTAGCCCTCGTTCTGTTTTATGTAGCTGCAAAACTAGTGGTCTCCTCGTCACAATGCCTGAAATTTCAAAGGCAGACGTAAAAATATAGCCAGCATTTAGCTTTTTCTCTGCTTAGCAACAAAATCAAGGGAATTAtgcaaaaaattttatttatccaTCTCCCAAATGAAACAGAATGAAGCATGCCACACCAGTTTTGACTTAGTTTGACTTTTGTTTGAAGgattaattagaaaaaaatttaaatcagtTTGACTTtaatttgacttttttttaaaaataaattcccGGTGTAGTAATCAATAACTTTAGAGACAAAATCGACGCACGTAACGTGGTTCGCCTtccattattttatcatttaagctttTCTTTTCGATTTTCTCAGCCGCCAAACAGAAGTCAAAACGGACTAACGGAGAATTCAACATacaagaataaaaagaaaaaaagaaaaagaaccatAACCTGATCCCCTAGGAAGGAAGTCGCGTCCTACAATGCTCTCCAACACCGATGACTTTCCAGAACTCTACATTCACAGCAGATTAATACATCAACAGATAAGCACAGCAAAGCCACGACAAGTAATACGCAAGACACActgaaaagaaagagagagaacCTGGCCTCCGACGACGACAACAGAGGGAAGAGCTTCCCAAAGAGTAGGCAAATTAGTGTCGCCACCGTGATCACCGAGCACCGTACAAGCTCTCTGAATCCTATTCACCGTCACAATCAAGCTCTCCATTGTCGCCATTTCACCTCCTTCCTCTTCTTCTTGTTTGAAAACACTAACAGATGAAGAATTAGTATTGGATTTCGTTTTCGAACGGATAGAAATTGCTATAACGAACGAGATTGAGAGGAAACAGCAGAGGAAGAAAACGAGGAAGTGAAGTAGAAAAGCTATTTtcgcttcttctttttttttttttttggaaaataattaatttggttATTTTGGAGTGTGGAGTTCTTTGTGGGCCTAAGATGGTATGATGGGATATCGGTTGGAGAGTATATAAATGCGCCACGTAAGcagatatttatttaatatttattggtTTTATTTCAAGTATTGTTACCGTTTCAGGAATTTGTTGGTTTCTTCGGTTGTGGGAAGACGCCACCACGCCATTTGGATGGGTAACTGAAAAGAAGAAAAACGGAAGGTGGGCCTGCATTGTAATttgaataattttgaattttggcGGACTTCTTATCCATTCCACCCTAAACTCTCATTGATTTGATTCAATACCTTACTCCTTAGTCGGTTTGTAAGAGCCCAAATG
This window of the Gossypium arboreum isolate Shixiya-1 chromosome 12, ASM2569848v2, whole genome shotgun sequence genome carries:
- the LOC108479739 gene encoding phragmoplastin DRP1E-like isoform X2, which produces MATMESLIVTVNRIQRACTVLGDHGGDTNLPTLWEALPSVVVVGGQSSGKSSVLESIVGRDFLPRGSGIVTRRPLVLQLHKTERGLQEYGEFLHLPKKKFTDFSMVRKEIQDETDRMTGKSKQISPVPIHLSIYSPNVVNLTLIDLPGLTKVAVEGQPESIVQDIESMVRSYVEKPNCIILAITPANQDIATSDAIKLSREVDPTGERTFGVLTKLDLMDKGTNAIDVLEGRAYPLQHPWVGIVNRSQADIKKNVDMIASRRKEREFFASSPDYGHLASKMGSEYLAKVLSKHLESVIRARLPGITSLINKSTEELEAELSHLGRSVAVDAGAQLYTILELCRAFDRIFKEHLDGGRPGGDRIYGVFDHQLPAALRKLPFDRHLSLQNIRKVVSEADGYQPHLIAPEQGYRRLIDGALNYFRGPAEASVDAVSSVFKVPFSCHFS
- the LOC108479739 gene encoding phragmoplastin DRP1E-like isoform X1 — its product is MATMESLIVTVNRIQRACTVLGDHGGDTNLPTLWEALPSVVVVGGQSSGKSSVLESIVGRDFLPRGSGIVTRRPLVLQLHKTERGLQEYGEFLHLPKKKFTDFSMVRKEIQDETDRMTGKSKQISPVPIHLSIYSPNVVNLTLIDLPGLTKVAVEGQPESIVQDIESMVRSYVEKPNCIILAITPANQDIATSDAIKLSREVDPTGERTFGVLTKLDLMDKGTNAIDVLEGRAYPLQHPWVGIVNRSQADIKKNVDMIASRRKEREFFASSPDYGHLASKMGSEYLAKVLSKHLESVIRARLPGITSLINKSTEELEAELSHLGRSVAVDAGAQLYTILELCRAFDRIFKEHLDGGRPGGDRIYGVFDHQLPAALRKLPFDRHLSLQNIRKVVSEADGYQPHLIAPEQGYRRLIDGALNYFRGPAEASVDAVHFLLKELVRRSIAETQELKRFPTLQAEIAAAASEALERFREDSKKTTLRMVDMESSYLTVDFFRKLPQEVEKGGNPTSSSVDRYAESHFRRIGSNVYSYVGMVSDTLRNTIPKAVVYCQVREAKHSLLDHFYIQLGKKEGKQLAQLLDEDPALMERRQQCVKRLELYKSARDEIDSVLWAR